The Lepisosteus oculatus isolate fLepOcu1 chromosome 4, fLepOcu1.hap2, whole genome shotgun sequence genome window below encodes:
- the LOC102683921 gene encoding erythroid membrane-associated protein-like isoform X1, with protein MSSTIKDHIIHSLESLDSDRLKRFKDKLIDMGEGGKFPRAEVINYDAIELATRLIAVYQEHGAVKKTIAILRGIHENKVASDLESKIECDDSSDEDEDDDEDEDEEDESSKEKDKLLKQLRRLAVELERCRPGEFESARTNAVDVTLDPRTAHPSLIVSRNGKQVRHGDIRQDLPDNPERFTSCVDVLGKDGITSGRHYWEVKVKNKSAWTLGVVRESIKRKGQITLSPEKGFWTVWLRKGKYEAITTPSFDLPLTMKPRKVGVYVDYEGGQVSFYNVEEESHIYTFTCNFREKIYPFFGPCTNDGGKNSAPLIITPVSPSE; from the exons ATGAGCTCAACCATCAAGGACCACATCATccacagcctggagagtctGGATTCAGACAGGTTGAAGAGATTTAAGGACAAGCTCATTGACATGGGAGAAGGAGGCAAGTTCCCTAGAGCAGAAGTCATCAACTATGATGCTATAGAGCTGGCAACACGTCTGATTGCTGTCTATCAGGAACACGGCGCTGTTAAAAAGACAATTGCAATTCTGCGTGGCATTCACGAAAACAAAGTCGCTTCAGATCTGGAAAGCAAGATAGAATGTG ATGACTCTTCTGATGAGGACgaggatgatgatgaagatgaggatgaggaag ATGAGAGTTCTAAAGAGAAGG ATAAGCTTTTAAAACAACTGC GCCGGCTTGCTGTGGAGCTGG AAAGATGCAGACCTGGAG AATTTGAGAGCGCACGCACTAATGCAG TGGACGTGACTCTGGACCCCAGAACAGCTCATCCCAGCCTCATTGTGTCGAGGAATGGGAAACAAGTTAGACATGGTGACATACGACAGGATCTCCCCGACAATCCAGAGagatttacttcctgtgtcgaTGTCCTGGGAAAGGATGGGATCACCTCAGGTcgacactactgggaggtgaAAGTGAAAAATAAGTCAGCCTGGACTTTAGGAGTTGTCAGAGAGTCGATTAAAAGGAAGGGGCAGATCACACTGTCCCCTGAGAAAGGTTTCTGGACTGTGTGGCTGAGGAAAGGAAAGTATGAAGCAATAACAACCCCTTCTTTCGACCTCCCCCTGACCATGAAGCCCCGGAAGGTGGGGGTGTATGTGGATTATGAGGGGGGGCAGGTCTCCTTTTACAATGTGGAGGAGGAGTCTCATATTTATACGTTCACTTGCAACTTCAGGGAGAAGATCTACCCTTTCTTCGGCCCCTGTACCAATGATGGGGGTAAAAACTCAGCCCCTCTGATCATCACTCCTGTCAGTCCCTCTGAGTGA
- the LOC102683921 gene encoding E3 ubiquitin-protein ligase TRIM69-like isoform X3 has product MSSTIKDHIIHSLESLDSDRLKRFKDKLIDMGEGGKFPRAEVINYDAIELATRLIAVYQEHGAVKKTIAILRGIHENKVASDLESKIECDDSSDEDEDDDEDEDEEDESSKEKDKLLKQLQFESARTNAVDVTLDPRTAHPSLIVSRNGKQVRHGDIRQDLPDNPERFTSCVDVLGKDGITSGRHYWEVKVKNKSAWTLGVVRESIKRKGQITLSPEKGFWTVWLRKGKYEAITTPSFDLPLTMKPRKVGVYVDYEGGQVSFYNVEEESHIYTFTCNFREKIYPFFGPCTNDGGKNSAPLIITPVSPSE; this is encoded by the exons ATGAGCTCAACCATCAAGGACCACATCATccacagcctggagagtctGGATTCAGACAGGTTGAAGAGATTTAAGGACAAGCTCATTGACATGGGAGAAGGAGGCAAGTTCCCTAGAGCAGAAGTCATCAACTATGATGCTATAGAGCTGGCAACACGTCTGATTGCTGTCTATCAGGAACACGGCGCTGTTAAAAAGACAATTGCAATTCTGCGTGGCATTCACGAAAACAAAGTCGCTTCAGATCTGGAAAGCAAGATAGAATGTG ATGACTCTTCTGATGAGGACgaggatgatgatgaagatgaggatgaggaag ATGAGAGTTCTAAAGAGAAGG ATAAGCTTTTAAAACAACTGC AATTTGAGAGCGCACGCACTAATGCAG TGGACGTGACTCTGGACCCCAGAACAGCTCATCCCAGCCTCATTGTGTCGAGGAATGGGAAACAAGTTAGACATGGTGACATACGACAGGATCTCCCCGACAATCCAGAGagatttacttcctgtgtcgaTGTCCTGGGAAAGGATGGGATCACCTCAGGTcgacactactgggaggtgaAAGTGAAAAATAAGTCAGCCTGGACTTTAGGAGTTGTCAGAGAGTCGATTAAAAGGAAGGGGCAGATCACACTGTCCCCTGAGAAAGGTTTCTGGACTGTGTGGCTGAGGAAAGGAAAGTATGAAGCAATAACAACCCCTTCTTTCGACCTCCCCCTGACCATGAAGCCCCGGAAGGTGGGGGTGTATGTGGATTATGAGGGGGGGCAGGTCTCCTTTTACAATGTGGAGGAGGAGTCTCATATTTATACGTTCACTTGCAACTTCAGGGAGAAGATCTACCCTTTCTTCGGCCCCTGTACCAATGATGGGGGTAAAAACTCAGCCCCTCTGATCATCACTCCTGTCAGTCCCTCTGAGTGA
- the LOC107076405 gene encoding erythroid membrane-associated protein-like: MSSAIKDHIIHSLKSLDSDRLKRFKDKLIDMGGGGKFPRAEAINYDAIELATRLIAVYQEHGAVKKTITILRGIHENKVASDLESKIECDDSSDEDEDDDEDEDEDEETSKEMDELLKQLRRLAVELERCRPGEFERARRNAVDVTLDPRTAHPRLIVSRNGKQVRHGDIRQDLPDNPERFTSCVNVLGKDGITSGRHYWEVKVGKKTEWDLGVVRESIKRKGQITLSPEDGFWMVWLRDGSYKAITTPSVKLPLTMKPRKVGVYVDYEGGQVSFYNVEEESHIYTFTCNFREKIYPFFSPCKNDGGKNSAPLIITPVSPSE; the protein is encoded by the exons ATGAGCTCAGCCATCAAGGACCACATCATCCACAGCCTGAAGAGTCTGGATTCAGACAGGTTGAAGAGATTTAAGGACAAGCTCATTGACATGGGAGGAGGAGGCAAGTTCCCTAGAGCAGAAGCAATCAACTATGATGCCATAGAGCTGGCAACACGTCTGATTGCTGTCTATCAGGAACACGGCGCTGTTAAAAAGACAATTACAATTCTGCGTGGCATTCACGAAAACAAAGTCGCTTCAGATCTGGAAAGCAAGATAGAATGTG ATGACTCTTCTGATGAGGACgaggatgatgatgaagatgagGATGAGGACG AAGAGACTTCTAAAGAGATGG ATGAGCTTTTAAAACAACTGC GCCGGCTTGCTGTGGAGCTGG AAAGATGCAGACCTGGAG AATTTGAGAGGGCACGCAGGAATGCAG TGGACGTGACTCTGGACCCTAGAACAGCTCATCCCCGTCTCATTGTGTCTAGGAATGGGAAACAAGTCAGACATGGTGACATACGACAGGATCTCCCGGACAATCCAGAGagatttacttcctgtgtcaaTGTCCTGGGAAAGGATGGGATCACCTCAGGTcgacactactgggaggtgaAGGTTGGAAAGAAGACTGAGTGGGATTTAGGAGTTGTCAGAGAGTCTATCAAAAGGAAGGGGCAGATCACACTGAGTCCTGAGGATGGGTTCTGGATGGTGTGGTTGAGGGATGGAAGTTACAAAGCAATCACAACCCCTTCTGTCAAGCTACCCCTGACCATGAAGCCCCGGAAGGTGGGGGTGTATGTGGATTATGAGGGGGGGCAGGTCTCCTTTTACAATGTGGAGGAGGAGTCTCATATTTATACGTTCACTTGCAACTTCAGGGAGAAGATCTACCCTTTCTTCAGCCCCTGTAAAAATGATGGGGGTAAAAACTCAGCCCCACTGATCATCACTCCTGTCAGTCCCTCTGAGTGA